One genomic region from Natrarchaeobius halalkaliphilus encodes:
- a CDS encoding RNA-guided endonuclease InsQ/TnpB family protein, translating to MGVLGGLEQLGWAASKLWNVGRYYTQEQWDETGEIPDDRELKTELKGHERYTDLHSQSSQRVLEELAEAFNGWFGKRRNGDDRARPPGYRKNGDSHPRSTVSFKAAGFKHDAQFNRVRLSKGRNLKEHRSDFILCEYQTRPDVDLTEWDIQQVRAIYKRDEWRLQFVCRTTIDPEPPGDEVGGVDLGICNFAAVSFGSESVLYPGGGLKEDEYYFTKKKAKCDDSSSREATRIDRKRTGRRTHFLHALSKAIVEECIERGVGTLVIGDLDGIREDDENGEPRNWGDHGNLDLHGWAFDRFTTLLDYKAEAEGIDVELVSERDTSKSCSACGHTDDNQRVKRGLYVCEKCNTVANADVNGAENIRQKVLPSLATDGGDRDNGWLAQPAIHLFDRSEGRFAPREQVVNREP from the coding sequence TGGGTGTCTTGGGCGGCCTCGAGCAGCTCGGGTGGGCCGCCTCAAAACTCTGGAACGTCGGTCGCTACTACACACAAGAACAGTGGGATGAGACGGGCGAGATTCCCGATGACAGGGAACTCAAGACCGAACTCAAAGGCCACGAACGCTACACGGACTTACATTCTCAATCCAGTCAGCGCGTTCTCGAAGAACTCGCTGAAGCGTTCAACGGCTGGTTCGGCAAGCGTCGGAACGGCGATGACCGCGCCCGACCGCCCGGCTACCGCAAAAATGGAGACTCCCACCCGCGTTCAACCGTGTCGTTCAAAGCGGCTGGCTTCAAGCACGACGCACAGTTCAACCGCGTCCGCCTCTCAAAAGGCCGAAACCTCAAAGAACACCGTTCGGACTTCATCCTGTGCGAGTACCAGACGCGCCCGGATGTTGACCTGACCGAGTGGGACATTCAACAGGTTCGCGCGATCTACAAGCGCGACGAGTGGCGGCTTCAATTCGTCTGTCGCACCACTATCGACCCGGAACCGCCGGGTGACGAAGTGGGTGGTGTTGACCTCGGGATTTGCAATTTCGCCGCCGTCTCGTTCGGCAGTGAGTCGGTGTTGTATCCCGGTGGCGGACTCAAAGAGGACGAATACTACTTCACGAAGAAGAAAGCCAAGTGCGACGATTCTTCGTCCCGTGAGGCTACTCGTATTGACCGGAAGCGGACTGGTCGGCGGACACACTTCTTGCACGCACTCTCGAAAGCAATCGTAGAGGAGTGCATCGAACGAGGTGTCGGTACTCTTGTCATTGGCGACCTCGATGGCATCCGAGAAGACGACGAGAACGGCGAACCACGCAACTGGGGCGACCACGGCAATCTCGACTTGCACGGGTGGGCGTTCGACCGCTTCACAACGCTACTTGACTACAAGGCGGAAGCCGAAGGTATCGACGTGGAGTTGGTGTCCGAACGCGATACATCGAAGTCCTGTTCGGCGTGCGGCCACACAGATGACAACCAACGTGTCAAACGTGGATTGTACGTGTGTGAGAAGTGCAATACGGTTGCGAACGCGGACGTGAATGGTGCGGAGAACATTCGGCAAAAGGTACTCCCGAGTCTCGCCACGGATGGCGGTGATAGGGATAACGGCTGGTTAGCACAGCCAGCGATTCATCTGTTCGACCGTAGTGAGGGACGTTTCGCCCCACGAGAACAGGTCGTGAACCGCGAACCTTAA